One Piscinibacter lacus genomic window, CGCGGTGCAGCAGGCCGGGTTCGGCGGCACGGGCCGCTTGCAGGGTGAGGGGAGCGTTCATCGCGGAAAACGGTTGCGGGCAGGGCCACCAAGCCGGCGGCGGGTGGGGCGCAGGGCCCCGGGGGCGATCTTCAGGGCTGGGCCTTGCCGGCCGACGCAGCCGGTGCGGCCGAAGCGCCGGCCGCCGGCGTCGTCGTGTTCAGGCCCAGGGCGGCACTCATTTGCTGGTCGAGCAGCTTGATGCGCTCCTGGATCTCGCCGCGCATGTCCTGCACCAGGCGCTCGGCCAGGGCCTTGTTCAGGTCGGGCAACTGGGCTTGCAGCTTCTTGGCCACCGGCGATTCGTAGAAGGCGACGATCTGGCGGATCTCCTCGTCGCTGAACTTCTGCTCGATCTGCGGCAGCAGGATCTGCTGGGCCAGGTCGGCCGTGCGGCGGCGGGCGACCGGCAGGGTCTCGTCGACGTACTTGCGGGCCGCGTCCTGGACCTGCCGGGCCGCGGCTTCGCGCTTCTCGGCCGGCACGCGGGCGCGCAGCACGGTCTCGGCCGAGCTGAGCATCTGCCGCACCGGGCTCTCCACCAGGTTGCGGGCGACGGCGTCGAAGGTGCTCTGCTGGATGGCCAGCAGCTTCTGCGCGTTCTCGCGGCTGGCGGCCTCGGCCGCGCCCAGCGGCAGCAGCGCGAGCAGGCCCAGGGCCAGGCCGATCAGGGGATGGGGGCTGGGGCGGGTCATGCCGGGTCTCCGGAAGAGGCTTCGTCGCCGCCGGCCTCGGCCTCCGGCTCGGACGCGATGGGATCCTGGGCGTCGTTCTCGACGATGCGCTGCAGGCCGCTGAGCTTGGCGCCGGCGTCCAGCGCGATCAGCGTCACGCCCTGGGTGGCACGGCCGAGTTCGCGGATCTCGCCGACCCGGGTGCGCACCAGCACGCCGGTGTCGGTGATCAGCATGATCTCGTCATGCGCCCGGACCAGGGTGGCGGCCACGACCTTGCCATTGCGCTCGCTCTGCTGGATGGCGATCATGCCCTTGGTGCCCCGGCCATGGCGGGTGTACTCGACGATGCTGGTGCGCTTGCCGAAGCCGTTCTCGGTGGCCGTCAGCACGCTCTGCGTCTCGTCTTCGGCCACCAGCATGGCGATCACGGTCTGGCCCGGCTCCAGCGCCATGCCGCGCACGCCGCGGGCGGTGCGGCCCATGGGCCGCACATCGCCTTCGTCGAAGCGCACGGCCTTGCCGCCATCGCTGAACAGCATCACGTCATGCTGGCCGTCGGTCAGGGCCGCGCCGATCAGGTGGTCGCCCTCGTCCAGGTCCACGGCGATGATGCCGGCCTTGCGCGGGTTGCTGAACTCGTCGAGCGCGGTCTTCTTGACCGTGCCCAGCGCGGTGCCCATGAAGATGTAGTGGTCGGCCGGGAAGCTGCGGAAGGAGCCGGTCAGCGGCAGCACGACGGTGATCTTCTCGCCGGCTTGCAGCGGGAACATGTTCACGATGGGCTTGCCGCGGCTGGCGCGGCCGCCCTGCGGAACCTCCCAGACCTTCAGCCAATAGACACGGCCGCGGTCCGAGAAGGCCAGGATCCAGTCGTGCGTGTTGGCGATGAAGAGCTGGTCGATCCAGTCGTCTTCCTTCGTCTGCGCCGCCTGCTTGCCCCGGCCGCCGCGCTTCTGGGCGCGGTACTCGGCCAGGGGCTGGCTCTTGATGTAGCCGGTGTGGCTGAGCGTGACGACCATGTCGGTCGGCGTGATGAGGTCCTCGGTGCCCAGCTCCTGCACGTTGTGCTCGATCACGCTGCGGCGCGCGCCGACCTTGGTCTGGCCGAATTCCTGGCGCAGCGCGACGAGCTCGTCGCTGATGAGGGTGGTCACGCGCTCGGGCCGGGCGAGGATATCCAGCAGGTCGGCGATCTGGGCCATGACCTCCTTGTACTCGCCGACGATCTTGTCCTGCTCCAGGCCGGTCAGGCGCTGCAAGCGCATTTGCAGGATCTCGCCGGCCTGGTCTTCGGACAGGCGGTAGAGCCCGTCGGCCTGCAAGCCGAAGGCGGCGGGCAGGCCCTCGGGGCGGAAGGCCTCGCGGCCACCCGGGGCCTGGTCGGCGGCGCGGGCGAGCATCTCGCGCACCAGGCTTGAATCCCAGGCCTGGGCCATCAGCGCGGCCTTGGCCAGCGGCGGGGTCGGCGATTCCTTGATCAGGCGGATGAAGTCGTCGATGTTGGCCAGCGCCACCGCCAGGCCTTCCAGCACATGGCCGCGCTCGCGCGCCTTGCGCAGCTCGAAGACGGTGCGGCGGGTCACCACCTCGCGGCGGTGCTCCAGGAAGATGTCGAGCAACTGCTTGAGGTTGCACAGGCGCGGCTGACCGTCGATCAGCGCGACCATGTTCATGCCGAAGCTGTCCTGAAGCTGGGTCTGCTTGTAGAGGTTGTTCAGGACGACCTCGGGCACCTCGCCGCGCTTGAGCTCGATCACCACCCGCATGCCGGACTTGTCCGACTCGTCCTGGATGTGGCTGATGCCCTCGATCTTCTTCTCGTGGACCAGCTCGGCGATGCGCTCGAGCAAGGTCTTCTTGTTCACCTGGTAGGGGATCTCGTCGACGATGATCGCCTGGCGCTGGCCGCGGTCGATGTCCTCGAAATGCACCTTGGCGCGCATCACCACCTTGCCGCGGCCGGTGCGGTAGCCCTCGCGCACGCCGTTCGTGCCGTAGATGATTCCGGCGGTGGGGAAGTCCGGCGCGGGGACGATCTCCATCAGGTCCTCGATCGTCGCCTCGGGCACCTTCAGCAGGTGCAGGCAGGCGTCGACGATCTCGTTGAGGTTGTGCGGCGGGATGTTGGTCGCCATGCCGACCGCGATGCCCGCCGAGCCATTGACCAGCAGGTTGGGCAGCCGGGTGGGCAGCACCAGCGGCTCTTTCTCGGAGCCGTCGTAGTTGGGGCCGAAGTCGACGGTTTCCTTGTCGATGTCGGCCAGCATCTCGTGGGCGATCTTGGCCAGGCGGATTTCGGTGTAGCGCATCGCCGCCGCGTTGTCGCCGTCGACCGAGCCGAAGTTGCCCTGGCCGTCGACCAGCATGTGGCGCAGGGAGAAATCCTGGGCCATCCGGACGATGGTGTCGTAGACCGCCGTGTCGCCGTGCGGGTGGTACTTGCCGATCACATCGCCGACGATGCGGGCCGACTTTTTGTACGGCCGGTTCCAGTCGTTGTTCAGCTCGTGCATGGCGAACAGCACGCGCCGGTGCACCGGCTTGAGGCCGTCGCGCGCGTCCGGAAGGGCCCGCCCTACGATCACGCTCATCGCGTAGTCGAGGTAGGAGCGGCGCATCTCCTCCTCAAGGCTGATCGGAAGGGTTTCCTTGGCGAAAGCGCTCATGCAGGAGGGGACGGGTCTCGGGGAGGCGGCCGGGGCCGGGGGAGGGCGCGGTCTCGTGCGGAGCGTGCCGCCGGGCCTCCGCCCCTGAACAGGGACAGCAAGCTTTCGCCCCGGAACCGGGGCTGCGGACCGTGCCCAGAACCGCCAAGTGTAAGGGCGCGGCTCTGTCGTCCGACGGCAACAGCGCGCGCCGGGATGGAGCGGTCACGAAACCCACACTTGTTGGGGAAGGGGGCTATGGCAGAATCTTTCCGGCAGGCGAAATGCCTCGCAGCTCGGGTCCATACCGACTTGCATAAACCCTGACGTTCGTGGCGGCGTCTGCGAACAGCCCTAGGAGCATCATGAACAAACTGAACAAGATCGCAATGGTGGTGGTTTCGGCAGCGCTCGGCGCCTGCGCCACTGGCACCCCGGCACCCGGCACCATCGACAATTGGCGCGCGGCCGACGGCACCGTCTGGAAGAACGGCTCGAACGAGCACTGCTGGCGCGATTCGAACTGGACCCCGGCGACCGCCCTGAAGGGCTGCGACGGCGCGCCTGCCCCGGCTCCGGCCCCCGCTCCTGCGCCCGCCCCGGCTCCCGCTCCGGCTCCGGCTCCGGCGCCTGCCCCGGCGCCCAAGCCGGCTCCTGCCCCGGTGCCCGCCCCGGCCCCGGTCAGCGAGAAGGTCACCTACGCCGCCGACGCCTTCTTCGACTTCGACAAGGCCGTGCTCAAGGCTGAAGGCAAGGCCAAGCTGGACGACCTGGTGGCCAAGACCCAGGGCCTGAACCTGGAAGTCATCATCGCCGTCGGCCACACCGACTCGGTGGGCTCGGATGCCTACAACCAGAAGCTCTCGCTGCGCCGCTCCGACGCCGTGAAGGCCTATCTGATCGGCAAGGGCATCGAGAAGAACCGCATCTACACCGAAGGCAAGGGCGAGACCTCGCCGGTCGCCGACAACAAGACCAAGGCCGGCCGCGCGCAGAACCGCCGTGTCGAGATCGAGGTCGTCGGCACCCGCAACAAGTGAGTCCCGGGGCGCAAGCCCCGCTCACCCCGAAACCCCGCTCCGGCGGGGTTTTTTCTTGGTCCCAGCGAAAGGACCGGGCAATCCGGCGCGCCGGATTGCCTGCCGCGCCCAGCCGCTAGCATGCCGCCCATGAGCAACGTCGATCCCCAGGAGCTTGCGAAATTCAGCGAGCTCGCCCACCGCTGGTGGGACCCCGAGAGCGAGTTCCGCCCGCTGCATCAGATCAACCCGCTGCGCCTCGAATGGATCGATGCGATGGTCGGCGGTGTCGCGGGCAAGCGCACTGTCGATGTGGGCTGTGGTGGCGGCATCCTGGCCGAGTCCATGGCCCGCCGCGGGGCCCAGGTGCTGGGCATCGACCTGGCCGGCAAGCCGCTGAAGGTCGCGCAACTGCATGCCATGGAAGCCGGCGTGCCGGGCCTGGCCTACCGCGAGGTGGCTGCCGAGGCCCTGGCCGCCGAGCAGCCCGGCAGCTTCGACCTCGTCACCTGCATGGAGATGCTGGAGCATGTGCCCGACCCGGCTTCCACCGTGCGGGCCTGTGCGCAACTGGTCAAGCCCGGGGGCTGGGTGATCACCTCGACGATCAACCGCAATGCCAAGGCCTTCCTCTTCGCCATCGTCGGCGCCGAGTACGTGCTGCGCCTGCTGCCGCGCGGCACCCACGAATACGCCAAGTTCATCCGCCCCAGCGAACTCGCCCGCCATGCGCGCGAGGCCGGGCTTGATGCCGTGGCCGGTCGTGGCCTCGAATACAACCCGATGACCCGCCGCTACTGGCTCAGCGAGAACCAGAGCGTGAACTACATGCTTGCCTTCCGCCGGCCCTGAGCACCGCTGCCGTCGTGCATCCGATGCCCCTCACCGACCCCGCCCGGCCGCCGGCCTTCGCCGTCCGTGCCGTGCTTTTCGACCTCGACGGCACCCTGGCCGACACCGCCCCCGACCTCGGCGGCGCCCTCAACCGCCTGCGCGCGCGCGCCGGCCTGGCGCCGATGCCGATCGCCGAGCTGGCCCGGGTGGCCTCCTCCGGTGCGCGCGGCATGATTGGCCACGGCCTGGGCCGCCATCCCGGCGATGCCGACTACGAGGCCTTGCGCCTGGCCTTTCTCGACGAATATGCTGGCGCGCTGACCCGCGACTCGCGTCTCTTCGACGGCGTGGCCGAACTGCTGCAGGCCCTGGCGACCCGCGGCCTGCGCTGGGGCATCGTCACCAACAAGGCCATGGTCTATGCCGAGCCGGTGGTGCAGGGTCTGGGCCTGGGCGCTTGCGCCGTGCTGGTGGCCGGCGACAGCACGCCGCATCCCAAGCCCCATCCCGCGCCGCTGCTGGCCGCCTGTGCGGCCCTGGGCCTTGAGCCGTCCGATTGCGTCTATGTGGGCGATGACGAGCGCGACATCCAGGCCGCCCACGCCGCCGGCATGCCGGGCATCGCCGCCGCCTATGGCTACCTCGGCCTCGGCACGCCCCTGGCCGACTGGGGCGCCGATGCCACCGTCGCTCAGCCGCCCGATTTGCTGGACTTGCTGGCCTGAGCCGGCTTCAACCGGCTTGAACCGGCCGAAGCGCCCGCCCGGGCCGATCCCGGTTTGACCCTGGCCCGGCCGCTGGCGACACTGCGCCGCCGTTCCTCCTGCCCCACCGCCCACCGCCTGCCGCCATGCCCCGTCTGCCGCGTGACTTGCCCGCCCGGATCCGGGTTCGACTGCACCGGCACCGTCGGGGCCTGCTCGTGCTGGCGTCTCTCGCCCTCGCCTGGACGCTGATCGCCAGCCTGATCCTGCCGCGCGTGCTGCGCCCGCAACTGCTGGACGCAGCCAGCCAGGCCCTGGGCGCGCCGGTTCGTCTGCAAGCCCTGCACATCACACCCTGGGCGCTGGCCGTGCGGCTGGAAGCGCTGGAGATCGGGCCGGAAGGCCAGCCCTGGCTGGCCGTCGATGCGCTGGAGCTGAACCTGTCCAGCGAATCGATCTGGCGGCTTGCGCCCGTGCTCGACCGCCTGCATGTCCAGGGCCCGCGCATCGACCTGGCCCGCGAGGCCGACGGCCGCCTCAACATCGCCCCCCTGCTCGACAAGCTGGCCACGCCGCCTGACGCGCCGCCCCCGCCCCCGGGCAAGCCGCTGCGCTATGCGCTGAACAACCTCAGCCTGGTCGACGGCGAAGTCCAGTTCCGCGACGCGCTCAGCGGCGCCACCCACCGCATCGAGGCCCTGCGCCTCGGCCTGCCCTTCCTCTCCAACCTGCCCAGCCAGGTTGCGATCGAGGTGCAGCCCGAGCTGTCGGCCCGCATCAATGGCAGCGACTTCGCGGCCCGCGCCCAGGCCCTGCCTTTCGGCGCCCGGCCGGAGGCGCGCCTGCACCTGGCCTGGCAGCAAGTCGACCTGGCCTGGTGGGCCGAGGCCCTGCTGCCGCTGGCCGGGTCCGCCCTGCCGCAGCCCCTGCCGGCCAGCTTGCAGGCCGGCCGGCTCGACCTGGCGCTGGACCTGGTCTTCCAGGCCCCCGAGGCCGAGGACGCCGCACCGCGCGTGCAGGTGCAGGGCGAGCTGGCCGTCGACGGTCTGCAGATCGCCGCGCCCGGCCACGGCGGCCTGCTGCACTGGCAGCGCCTGCACCTGCGCGGCCTGGATCTCGAACCCCTGGCTCAGCGCCTGAGCCTGGCCGAACTGAGCTTGCAAGGCCCCGCCCTGGGCTTGGACCTGCCGCAGTTGCGCCAGGCCCTGGCCCGGCCCGCGCCCGCCGCAGCGCCCCCGGCAGCCGCGCCGGCCTCGGCGCCCGCCGCAGCGCAGGCGCCGGCGGCCGAGTGGCAATGGCGCATCGACCGCCTGCGGCTCGACGAAGGCCGCGTCCAGTTGGGCGCGGGCCTGCCCGCGCTCGACCGCCTGCCGCCGCTGGCATTGAGTCTGCCGCCGCCCCCGGGGGCCAAGGAAGCGCCGGCCGCAGGGCCGGCTTCCGCGGCAGCCTCCGCGGCGGCTGCGTCCGAGGCGCCACAGCCCACCGAAGTGCTCGACACCGTGCAGGACCCGGACGGCCCCCTGCGCCTCCAGGCCCTCAGCCTTGACGTGCAGGACCTGCGCAGCGCGCCGGACGCGCCGCCCGCCCGCCTCAGCCTGCGCGCCGTCGACAGCCGAGGCGCCCGGCTGCAAGTCGCCGGCAGCGTGCAGCCAGCGCAGCGCGCCCTGCAGCTCGATGCCGAGGTGCAGGCCCTCGGCCTCGCCCCCTGGCTCCAGGCCCTGGAGCCGATGCTGCCCCAGCCCCTGCCCGTCAAGCTGGCCGACGGCCGCCTGGGCTTGCAGGCCCGCCTGGTCCAGGAAGCCGCCGGCGCCGGTCAGGCCGCCGGTCTGGCGGTGCAGAACGGCGTGCTGACCCTGGCCGAGCTCGACCTGCGGCCGACCGGCGCCCCCCCGGCCGCCGAGCCCGCCGCCCGTGCAGCGCGCACCCCGCGATCCGCCCGCGCCCAGCGCCCCGCCGGCCCGCGCAGCGCCCTGCCGCGCCCCGCCACCCCGGCCGAGGACCGCCTGCGCCTGCGCGAGCTGCGGCTCGAAGGCGTGCAGCTCCAGGGCCTGGGCGGCCCCGCGGCGCCGCAGATCGACATCGCCCGGCTGGGCATCGACGGCCTGAACCTGGCCGCCACCCGCGCCCGCAGTGCCGCGCTGCCCTGGCTGGCCGGCCTGGCGCCGCAAGCGGCGTCCCAGCCCGCCGCCGCCCGCGCCGCGCCCCCGGCCGCCAGCGCACCGCCGCTGCGCTGGCAGCTTGGCGAGCTGCGCTGCACCGATTGCGCGCTGCGCTTCGACGATGCCGCCGTGCAGCCGGCCGCCACCGTCGCGCTGGACCGCCTGCAGTTCCAGCTCAGCGGCCTGGGGGCCGACCTGGGCCGCAGCCTCGGCTTCCAGCTCGACACCCGCGCCCAGGGCGCTGGCCGCCTGCAACTGGCCGGCACGCTGCGGCCACAGCCCTTGCAGTTGCGCAGCAAGGTCGATCTCTCGGCCCTGCAACTGGCCGTGCTCCAGCCCTACCTCGACCCCTACCTGAACATCCTGCTGGCCCGGGCCGAACTGGGCGCGCGCGGCGAGCTGCAAGTCGACGGCAGCGCCAAGCTACCGGTCGAGCGCGCCACCTGGAAGGGCCAGGCCTCGGTCGAGCGCCTGCTCGCGCTGGACCGGCTCAACGATGCCGAATTCGTCCGCCTCAAGCGCTTCAGCCTGAGCGGCAGCCAGATCCGCTGGACGCCGCAGCGCCTGCAAGCCGATCTCGGCAGCATCCTGCTCGACGACTTCTACGGCCGCGTGATCATCAATGCCGACGCCCGGCTGAACCTGGCCGACATCGTCAAGCGCGAAGGCGAGCAGGGCGAGCGCT contains:
- the ompA gene encoding outer membrane protein OmpA, whose product is MNKLNKIAMVVVSAALGACATGTPAPGTIDNWRAADGTVWKNGSNEHCWRDSNWTPATALKGCDGAPAPAPAPAPAPAPAPAPAPAPAPAPAPKPAPAPVPAPAPVSEKVTYAADAFFDFDKAVLKAEGKAKLDDLVAKTQGLNLEVIIAVGHTDSVGSDAYNQKLSLRRSDAVKAYLIGKGIEKNRIYTEGKGETSPVADNKTKAGRAQNRRVEIEVVGTRNK
- the ubiG gene encoding bifunctional 2-polyprenyl-6-hydroxyphenol methylase/3-demethylubiquinol 3-O-methyltransferase UbiG; its protein translation is MSNVDPQELAKFSELAHRWWDPESEFRPLHQINPLRLEWIDAMVGGVAGKRTVDVGCGGGILAESMARRGAQVLGIDLAGKPLKVAQLHAMEAGVPGLAYREVAAEALAAEQPGSFDLVTCMEMLEHVPDPASTVRACAQLVKPGGWVITSTINRNAKAFLFAIVGAEYVLRLLPRGTHEYAKFIRPSELARHAREAGLDAVAGRGLEYNPMTRRYWLSENQSVNYMLAFRRP
- a CDS encoding DUF2059 domain-containing protein, with translation MTRPSPHPLIGLALGLLALLPLGAAEAASRENAQKLLAIQQSTFDAVARNLVESPVRQMLSSAETVLRARVPAEKREAAARQVQDAARKYVDETLPVARRRTADLAQQILLPQIEQKFSDEEIRQIVAFYESPVAKKLQAQLPDLNKALAERLVQDMRGEIQERIKLLDQQMSAALGLNTTTPAAGASAAPAASAGKAQP
- a CDS encoding DUF748 domain-containing protein, with product MLASLALAWTLIASLILPRVLRPQLLDAASQALGAPVRLQALHITPWALAVRLEALEIGPEGQPWLAVDALELNLSSESIWRLAPVLDRLHVQGPRIDLAREADGRLNIAPLLDKLATPPDAPPPPPGKPLRYALNNLSLVDGEVQFRDALSGATHRIEALRLGLPFLSNLPSQVAIEVQPELSARINGSDFAARAQALPFGARPEARLHLAWQQVDLAWWAEALLPLAGSALPQPLPASLQAGRLDLALDLVFQAPEAEDAAPRVQVQGELAVDGLQIAAPGHGGLLHWQRLHLRGLDLEPLAQRLSLAELSLQGPALGLDLPQLRQALARPAPAAAPPAAAPASAPAAAQAPAAEWQWRIDRLRLDEGRVQLGAGLPALDRLPPLALSLPPPPGAKEAPAAGPASAAASAAAASEAPQPTEVLDTVQDPDGPLRLQALSLDVQDLRSAPDAPPARLSLRAVDSRGARLQVAGSVQPAQRALQLDAEVQALGLAPWLQALEPMLPQPLPVKLADGRLGLQARLVQEAAGAGQAAGLAVQNGVLTLAELDLRPTGAPPAAEPAARAARTPRSARAQRPAGPRSALPRPATPAEDRLRLRELRLEGVQLQGLGGPAAPQIDIARLGIDGLNLAATRARSAALPWLAGLAPQAASQPAAARAAPPAASAPPLRWQLGELRCTDCALRFDDAAVQPAATVALDRLQFQLSGLGADLGRSLGFQLDTRAQGAGRLQLAGTLRPQPLQLRSKVDLSALQLAVLQPYLDPYLNILLARAELGARGELQVDGSAKLPVERATWKGQASVERLLALDRLNDAEFVRLKRFSLSGSQIRWTPQRLQADLGSILLDDFYGRVIINADARLNLADIVKREGEQGERSITTPDAEAGAAAAPAAPVPAPAAPAAPAPAVPASPPPELRWTAIELRGGRVDFTDNFIKPNYSAQLTELKGQVSAVAWDDPRPATVALAGKVDSGAPLLIDGTVHPLGARLATDLTARAQGIELTRLSSYSGRYAGYGIEKGTLSVELRYRIEQGQLEASNRIVLNQLTFGDKVDSPDALKLPVQLAVSLLQDRNGVIDIDLPIRGSLDDPQFSVGRVILRVIVNLIGKAITAPFSLIAKAFGGGPGGDDLGDLRFAPGSAELDAAAKAQLDKIAQALADRKGLRLEATGQADPGVDVQGLRQRAIERQIRAAKARASRVAPDSVEVDPAERTKWLEAAYKAADLPGKPRNLIGLQKTLPPEEMEARLAAAVPTAEPQLRALADERGNQVKAYLSAKLPAERVLLTRSRLAEPAAAPAAAASAPAAADAGGPRVIFSIQ
- a CDS encoding HAD family hydrolase; translated protein: MPLTDPARPPAFAVRAVLFDLDGTLADTAPDLGGALNRLRARAGLAPMPIAELARVASSGARGMIGHGLGRHPGDADYEALRLAFLDEYAGALTRDSRLFDGVAELLQALATRGLRWGIVTNKAMVYAEPVVQGLGLGACAVLVAGDSTPHPKPHPAPLLAACAALGLEPSDCVYVGDDERDIQAAHAAGMPGIAAAYGYLGLGTPLADWGADATVAQPPDLLDLLA
- the gyrA gene encoding DNA gyrase subunit A; translation: MSAFAKETLPISLEEEMRRSYLDYAMSVIVGRALPDARDGLKPVHRRVLFAMHELNNDWNRPYKKSARIVGDVIGKYHPHGDTAVYDTIVRMAQDFSLRHMLVDGQGNFGSVDGDNAAAMRYTEIRLAKIAHEMLADIDKETVDFGPNYDGSEKEPLVLPTRLPNLLVNGSAGIAVGMATNIPPHNLNEIVDACLHLLKVPEATIEDLMEIVPAPDFPTAGIIYGTNGVREGYRTGRGKVVMRAKVHFEDIDRGQRQAIIVDEIPYQVNKKTLLERIAELVHEKKIEGISHIQDESDKSGMRVVIELKRGEVPEVVLNNLYKQTQLQDSFGMNMVALIDGQPRLCNLKQLLDIFLEHRREVVTRRTVFELRKARERGHVLEGLAVALANIDDFIRLIKESPTPPLAKAALMAQAWDSSLVREMLARAADQAPGGREAFRPEGLPAAFGLQADGLYRLSEDQAGEILQMRLQRLTGLEQDKIVGEYKEVMAQIADLLDILARPERVTTLISDELVALRQEFGQTKVGARRSVIEHNVQELGTEDLITPTDMVVTLSHTGYIKSQPLAEYRAQKRGGRGKQAAQTKEDDWIDQLFIANTHDWILAFSDRGRVYWLKVWEVPQGGRASRGKPIVNMFPLQAGEKITVVLPLTGSFRSFPADHYIFMGTALGTVKKTALDEFSNPRKAGIIAVDLDEGDHLIGAALTDGQHDVMLFSDGGKAVRFDEGDVRPMGRTARGVRGMALEPGQTVIAMLVAEDETQSVLTATENGFGKRTSIVEYTRHGRGTKGMIAIQQSERNGKVVAATLVRAHDEIMLITDTGVLVRTRVGEIRELGRATQGVTLIALDAGAKLSGLQRIVENDAQDPIASEPEAEAGGDEASSGDPA